From Candidatus Tisiphia endosymbiont of Melanophora roralis, a single genomic window includes:
- a CDS encoding SH3 domain-containing protein: protein MAIKLLKQQSYILIIILTITPLLTTADNQKLPIPRFASIKANEVNARVGPSIKTPIEWVFVKKGEPIEIIAEYEQWRQIRDIKGEGGWVHSSVLSGKRSVIVVSAKLVALTRAANDQHKIVARVSNYVRCLLNKCKQDYCQVCCKNYTGWLPKTVLWGVYKDE, encoded by the coding sequence ACAGTCATATATTTTGATTATAATCTTGACCATTACACCTTTACTAACGACAGCTGATAATCAGAAATTGCCGATACCTAGATTTGCCTCAATAAAGGCTAATGAGGTAAATGCTAGAGTTGGTCCTTCGATAAAAACACCTATAGAATGGGTATTTGTTAAAAAAGGTGAACCAATAGAAATTATTGCAGAATATGAACAATGGAGGCAAATTCGTGATATAAAAGGAGAAGGAGGCTGGGTACATTCAAGTGTATTGTCCGGTAAAAGATCGGTGATTGTGGTAAGTGCCAAGTTAGTAGCTCTGACTCGAGCAGCTAATGATCAACATAAAATTGTTGCAAGAGTAAGTAATTATGTCCGTTGCCTACTTAATAAATGCAAACAAGATTATTGTCAGGTGTGCTGCAAGAATTATACTGGATGGCTACCTAAAACAGTATTGTGGGGAGTATATAAGGATGAATAA